Genomic window (Synechococcus sp. LA31):
TCACATCGTCGGCCACGATCTCCAGCTCCGGCTTGGTGTCGATCCTGGCGCGATCAGACAACAACAGGTTGCGGCTGAGCTGGGCGGCATTGGTGCGCTGAGCGGCGCGGGGTACGCGCACAGCGCCGTTGAACACGCTGCGGCCCTGGCCGGCAGCCACCGCTTTATGGAGCTGATCGAGTTGTCCTTCGGGGCCTTTGAACTCCACGAAGCTATGGGTGTCGGCGATGCGCTGGCCATCCACCACCTGCAAACCGCGCAGGGTGGTGTGCGCGGCGCCATCCACCTGCACAGCGCGAGGCTCCAGCCGTGCCAACCCCCAACCCGATGTGACACTGCTGAGCTGCGCCTCACTTTCCGGCTCTTGCTCCATTGCCACATGGGTGAGCAGCGCTGCATCGGCCTGGCCCAAAGCCACCAGGCCATGACTGAGGCGCGCGCCGCGGGCCAAATGGGCTTCGATCACCAGGCTATGCAGACCCGAGCCCTGGGCTTCGATCAGCTGAGAAAGATCCAACTCGGCCTTTTCTTCCAGCAGCAGCAGCAAACGCAGGGCTTGCAGACCCGCACTGGCAGCACTCACCAACTCCAGACTCACCTGACTGCGGCTGGTCACACGCAGCGCCAGCACGTGCTCCGCAGCAGCGTGATTGAGTTCTACCGGCCAGTGCCGTTCACAGCCAGCGGCAGCCAGGGTGTGCCCCAGTCCCTGGGCAATTTCATCAGCGCTGAGCTGCTGCAAACCAGCCGGCAGGGCTTGGTCCACGAGCGGATCAGAGCTGCCGTTCCAGTTCAACCGCAGGGCGCCTGAAGCCACCTCAGGCAGCGCAGCAGGCGCGGGGGAAGCGGCCGTAAGCGGCAGCGTCTGCAGCAACGCGAGATCTGTGAAACGCCA
Coding sequences:
- the sufD gene encoding Fe-S cluster assembly protein SufD, which translates into the protein MAASLAAPAPAKGAWLETWLAAAPAASGELALVQQRGREALRQQPIPSSRNEDWRFTDLALLQTLPLTAASPAPAALPEVASGALRLNWNGSSDPLVDQALPAGLQQLSADEIAQGLGHTLAAAGCERHWPVELNHAAAEHVLALRVTSRSQVSLELVSAASAGLQALRLLLLLEEKAELDLSQLIEAQGSGLHSLVIEAHLARGARLSHGLVALGQADAALLTHVAMEQEPESEAQLSSVTSGWGLARLEPRAVQVDGAAHTTLRGLQVVDGQRIADTHSFVEFKGPEGQLDQLHKAVAAGQGRSVFNGAVRVPRAAQRTNAAQLSRNLLLSDRARIDTKPELEIVADDVKCAHGATVSSLQTDELFYLQSRGIDADQAAALLQRAFCEEVLRELPAAARSWCSLERLLEAAA